The Pseudomonas iranensis genome includes a window with the following:
- a CDS encoding class I SAM-dependent methyltransferase — MIRRLLHRLFAQAQSSQPPPVAEPIAEPVTESTPDAEPEPLFVWSPRDVGLRDAVLDGWFLNDSGELLKGFSITPDDTLLDVGCGEGAATLFAVRQGASVIFTDSEHDKVRELARQVEDRSTRPNLGLVSNTLPLPLADGCASRVVCMEVLEHVDEPEAFMAELARMGRPGALYLLSVPAPVGEHLQKGIAPQSYYQSPNHVQIFTPERFAALVEDAGLIIEHRQATGFFWVMGMIFFWASEKAAGKDPGGAVRDRIHAPFPHLMGGWARTWEEMLDRPDGLAIKQVLDQFMPKSQVIIARKPLDAEMPDEQ, encoded by the coding sequence ATGATTCGCAGATTGCTTCATCGATTGTTTGCCCAAGCGCAATCTTCGCAACCGCCACCAGTGGCTGAACCGATAGCGGAACCGGTGACTGAGTCGACACCAGACGCTGAACCCGAGCCTTTATTTGTCTGGTCGCCCCGCGATGTCGGTTTACGTGATGCCGTGCTGGACGGCTGGTTTCTCAATGACAGCGGCGAATTGCTCAAGGGCTTTTCCATTACGCCTGACGACACCTTGCTCGACGTCGGTTGCGGCGAGGGCGCCGCAACATTGTTTGCCGTACGCCAGGGCGCATCGGTGATTTTCACCGACAGTGAACACGACAAAGTGCGCGAGCTGGCACGGCAGGTCGAAGACCGCAGCACCCGGCCGAATCTGGGACTGGTCAGCAACACCTTGCCGTTACCGTTGGCCGACGGCTGCGCCAGCCGTGTCGTGTGCATGGAGGTGCTGGAGCACGTCGACGAACCCGAGGCGTTCATGGCCGAACTGGCGCGTATGGGGCGTCCCGGTGCGTTGTACCTGCTCAGTGTCCCCGCCCCGGTTGGCGAGCACTTGCAAAAAGGTATCGCTCCGCAGAGTTATTACCAGTCGCCCAACCACGTGCAGATCTTCACTCCAGAGCGCTTTGCCGCACTGGTCGAAGACGCCGGACTGATCATTGAGCATCGGCAGGCGACGGGGTTTTTCTGGGTGATGGGGATGATCTTTTTCTGGGCCAGCGAAAAAGCGGCCGGCAAGGATCCGGGCGGTGCGGTGCGTGATCGGATCCACGCGCCTTTTCCTCATCTGATGGGTGGGTGGGCGAGAACCTGGGAAGAGATGCTCGACCGGCCCGACGGACTTGCGATCAAACAGGTGCTTGACCAGTTCATGCCCAAAAGTCAGGTGATCATTGCGCGTAAACCGCTGGATGCGGAGATGCCGGATGAGCAGTAA
- a CDS encoding glycosyltransferase: protein MLIIIHSETNQHTISRNLGRSEYSYYFVLKEYRPVLERLGRVIEVMDPNSEVDALYAECQSRGEPCVFLSFSPPHRTPVHLACPTLPVFAWEFSTIPDEPFAGDPLNDWRTVLAACGAAITHSSYTVDAVRKAMSVEYPIVAVPAPVWDRFAARGVQLQGQPDVDSVRLKIKGLVVDSREIALDAFAPVPLRRGCGIDFLAPVTEQELVLAGVVYTSVFNPRDGRKNWEDMISAFCAAMRENADATLVLKLTHHDAEEALTDILHHLYKNQPYRCRIVLIYGYLADADYERLVQATRYVVNTSYGEGQCLPLMEFMSCGKPAVAPCTTAMIDYMNADNAFLIEATEQFTAWPHDPRSAYRTLRYATSWASICAAYTASYDVAQNDLQRYATMSAQAVVSLEAFCSQAVAEQRLRAFLASLLQVRAEMATEVIGA from the coding sequence ATGCTGATCATCATCCATTCGGAAACCAACCAGCACACCATCAGCCGCAATCTGGGGCGCTCGGAGTACAGCTATTACTTCGTGCTCAAGGAGTATCGGCCAGTGCTCGAACGTCTGGGTCGGGTGATCGAGGTCATGGACCCGAACAGCGAAGTCGATGCGTTGTATGCAGAGTGCCAGTCACGTGGCGAGCCTTGCGTATTTCTGTCGTTCTCGCCACCGCATCGCACCCCGGTGCATCTGGCGTGTCCGACCTTGCCGGTCTTTGCCTGGGAGTTCAGTACGATTCCCGATGAGCCATTCGCTGGCGATCCGCTGAACGACTGGCGCACAGTACTTGCCGCCTGCGGTGCCGCGATCACGCACTCCAGTTATACGGTCGATGCCGTGCGCAAAGCGATGTCTGTCGAGTACCCGATAGTCGCCGTCCCCGCGCCGGTTTGGGATCGGTTCGCAGCGCGCGGCGTTCAATTGCAGGGGCAGCCGGACGTCGATTCAGTACGGCTGAAAATCAAAGGCCTGGTGGTCGACAGTCGCGAGATCGCCTTGGATGCTTTCGCTCCTGTGCCGTTGCGCCGTGGGTGTGGAATCGATTTCCTCGCGCCGGTCACCGAGCAAGAGTTGGTGCTTGCAGGTGTGGTGTACACCTCGGTGTTCAACCCCCGGGACGGGCGCAAGAACTGGGAGGACATGATCAGTGCCTTCTGTGCCGCTATGCGGGAAAACGCTGATGCAACCCTGGTGCTGAAACTCACCCATCACGATGCCGAAGAAGCCCTCACCGACATCCTCCATCACCTTTACAAGAACCAGCCTTATCGCTGCCGCATCGTGCTTATCTACGGCTATCTGGCAGATGCGGATTACGAGCGTCTGGTGCAGGCGACACGCTACGTCGTCAATACATCCTACGGCGAAGGCCAGTGCCTGCCGCTGATGGAATTCATGTCGTGCGGCAAGCCGGCGGTGGCACCGTGCACCACGGCAATGATCGACTATATGAATGCCGATAACGCTTTTCTGATCGAGGCAACCGAGCAATTCACGGCCTGGCCTCACGACCCGCGTTCGGCCTATCGAACCTTGCGCTACGCAACGAGCTGGGCTTCGATCTGTGCCGCTTACACTGCCAGTTACGACGTCGCGCAAAACGATCTCCAGCGTTACGCCACCATGTCGGCACAGGCTGTCGTGAGTCTCGAGGCGTTTTGCAGTCAAGCGGTGGCCGAGCAGCGATTACGGGCGTTTCTGGCGAGCCTGCTGCAAGTCCGCGCCGAAATGGCGACGGAGGTTATCGGCGCATGA
- a CDS encoding glycosyltransferase family 4 protein codes for MNFILYSDINEHSIRESLGHPDASYYFVLKAYRSLLETVGLVHVVSTVAEVDPLFRQLRAVGQESVFLSFTRPQKTAIDLQCPTICVVTWEYDSIPDEQWSDDPGHDWTRMLARHGRVITLSSHTARAIRRSMGEDFPVLVLPAPLGEELASIGKQHLSTPVNTGTTLTLKGCIFDSRQMNLHPDNLLPKPLTAEELAEIEAQLEASRPPPLTWKRRFVIAKHYLRLWLLNAGHDQTPPVPRVWFLQNWYWEGIRDLLRHSWHDWLARHLPGIAGPQPLPVAVQPPPRDMPDTSLQVQAEVNGVVYVSVFRPEDGRKNWLQILTAFCAAFRDTSDATLVMKFTQSDLAAVYAHLMTPLAQLAPFSCRVVMIHGYMDDAQYARLYQSASFYVNASHCEGLCLPLMEFMACGKPVIAPDHTAMQDYIDESVAFVVESSVEACTWPHDPRMLFRAHRHRPDWGSLKKAYEDSYRMATTQPQAYQRMSLAAAQRMEHFSAIAVLQKRVEDFFRLELQSGHVAQVTDNAPC; via the coding sequence ATGAATTTCATTCTTTATTCGGACATCAACGAACACTCCATCAGGGAAAGTCTCGGCCATCCCGACGCCAGTTATTACTTCGTATTGAAGGCTTACCGTTCATTGCTCGAAACTGTCGGGCTAGTTCATGTGGTGAGTACTGTCGCAGAGGTTGACCCGCTTTTTCGGCAGTTACGCGCCGTCGGCCAAGAGAGTGTTTTCCTCTCATTCACCCGACCACAAAAAACCGCGATTGACCTCCAGTGCCCGACCATTTGCGTCGTGACCTGGGAGTACGATTCGATTCCCGATGAACAGTGGAGCGATGACCCGGGTCATGACTGGACGCGCATGTTGGCAAGGCATGGCCGCGTGATCACGCTGTCCAGCCATACCGCCAGAGCGATTCGTCGCTCGATGGGAGAGGATTTCCCTGTGCTGGTATTGCCCGCCCCACTCGGAGAGGAGCTTGCGTCCATCGGTAAGCAGCACCTCAGCACACCGGTCAACACAGGTACGACGTTGACACTCAAGGGGTGCATTTTCGATTCCCGCCAGATGAATCTGCATCCGGATAATCTGCTGCCCAAGCCGCTCACCGCCGAAGAGCTGGCGGAAATTGAAGCTCAGCTGGAGGCCTCGCGACCACCACCGCTGACGTGGAAACGACGCTTCGTCATCGCAAAACATTACCTGCGCCTGTGGCTGCTCAATGCCGGGCATGATCAGACACCCCCGGTGCCGCGGGTGTGGTTTTTGCAGAATTGGTACTGGGAGGGGATCCGCGATTTGCTCCGGCATTCCTGGCATGACTGGCTTGCCAGGCATCTGCCCGGCATCGCCGGTCCTCAACCTTTGCCAGTGGCAGTGCAACCGCCACCGCGAGATATGCCGGACACCTCATTGCAGGTTCAAGCCGAGGTCAACGGTGTCGTCTACGTATCGGTGTTTCGCCCGGAGGACGGGCGTAAGAATTGGCTGCAGATCCTCACCGCTTTCTGCGCAGCTTTTCGTGACACGTCCGACGCCACACTGGTAATGAAATTTACCCAGAGCGACCTGGCGGCCGTCTATGCACACTTGATGACGCCACTTGCGCAACTGGCGCCTTTTTCCTGCCGGGTCGTGATGATTCACGGTTACATGGACGATGCGCAATATGCGCGGCTTTACCAGTCGGCGAGTTTTTACGTCAATGCTTCGCATTGTGAAGGTCTGTGCCTTCCGCTGATGGAATTCATGGCCTGCGGCAAGCCGGTGATCGCTCCCGACCACACGGCGATGCAGGACTATATCGATGAGTCCGTGGCGTTCGTAGTCGAATCCAGCGTTGAGGCGTGCACGTGGCCCCACGACCCGCGCATGCTGTTTCGTGCGCATCGTCACCGGCCAGACTGGGGCTCCTTGAAAAAAGCCTACGAAGACAGTTACCGGATGGCCACGACACAGCCTCAGGCTTATCAGCGAATGTCGTTGGCTGCCGCGCAGCGCATGGAGCATTTCAGCGCGATCGCGGTTCTGCAAAAGCGCGTCGAGGATTTTTTCAGGCTCGAACTACAGTCCGGTCACGTTGCCCAGGTCACGGATAACGCCCCATGCTGA
- a CDS encoding GDP-mannose 4,6-dehydratase: MKKRLFVTGLSGFVGQHIQSRLASPGSSWELLPAASAYDLTNADSLIDLWPELPDAVIHLAGQTFVPEAFRDPARTFDINLFGTLNLLQALKARGFSGTFLYVSSGDVYGQVAEEHLPITEQQPPLPRNPYAVSKLSAEFLSLQWGLSEGWAVLVARPFNHIGTAQKDSFVIASAARQICRIRQGLQAPQLQVGDIDVTRDFLDVSDVIAAYFALLENGTPGQVYNICSGREQSIRSLIEQLADLAEVDVELVADPARMRRADQRRVCGSHAKLASATGWAPATTTQQSLRAILSDWEMRVRQQ; the protein is encoded by the coding sequence TTGAAAAAACGTCTGTTCGTCACGGGCCTCAGCGGCTTCGTGGGACAACACATTCAGTCTCGTCTGGCGTCGCCGGGCTCGTCGTGGGAGCTGCTGCCTGCCGCATCGGCCTACGACCTTACGAACGCCGACAGCCTCATCGACCTTTGGCCTGAGTTGCCGGATGCAGTCATTCATCTGGCCGGCCAGACCTTCGTGCCGGAAGCCTTTCGTGACCCGGCCCGCACCTTCGATATCAATCTTTTCGGCACCCTCAACCTGCTGCAGGCGCTCAAGGCGCGCGGCTTTTCCGGCACTTTCCTGTACGTCAGCTCCGGCGACGTTTACGGGCAAGTCGCCGAAGAGCATCTGCCAATCACCGAGCAACAACCGCCGCTGCCGCGCAATCCGTACGCGGTGAGCAAACTTTCAGCGGAGTTCCTCAGTTTGCAATGGGGCCTGAGTGAAGGCTGGGCAGTGCTGGTGGCGCGTCCGTTCAACCATATCGGCACCGCGCAGAAAGACAGCTTCGTCATCGCCAGCGCAGCCCGGCAGATCTGCCGTATCAGACAGGGTCTGCAAGCGCCGCAATTGCAAGTCGGCGATATCGACGTTACGCGGGATTTTCTTGATGTCAGCGACGTGATCGCAGCGTATTTCGCCCTGCTGGAAAACGGCACACCCGGGCAGGTCTACAACATCTGCTCGGGCCGCGAGCAAAGCATTCGCAGCCTGATCGAGCAATTGGCCGATCTGGCCGAAGTCGACGTAGAACTGGTGGCGGATCCGGCGCGCATGCGGCGCGCCGACCAGCGCCGTGTCTGCGGCAGTCACGCAAAACTGGCCAGCGCCACAGGATGGGCGCCAGCCACCACCACACAACAATCCCTGCGGGCGATCCTGTCCGACTGGGAGATGCGAGTACGACAACAATGA
- the gmd gene encoding GDP-mannose 4,6-dehydratase, translating into MTKSALITGITGQDGAYLAKLLLDKGYKVHGLVARRSSDSRWRLRETGIEADIVYLDGDMADACSVQRAVIKSAPDEVYNLAAQSFVAASWDQPVTTGIVDGLGVTHLLEAIRQFSPHTRFYQASTSEMFGLIQAEQQDENTPFYPRSPYGVAKLYGHWITVNYRESFNLHASSGILFNHESPLRGIEFVTRKVTDAAARIKQGKQQDLALGNIDAKRDWGFAGDYVEAMWLMLQQDKPDDFVVATGITTTVREMCRIAFDHVGLNYRDYVKIDPAFFRPAEVEVLLGNPAKAQRVLGWKPKTDLDTLIRMMMDADMKRVAKE; encoded by the coding sequence ATGACAAAAAGTGCACTGATTACCGGGATCACGGGCCAGGACGGCGCCTATCTGGCCAAACTGCTGCTGGACAAGGGTTACAAGGTTCACGGCCTCGTCGCCCGGCGCAGCAGCGATTCACGCTGGCGCCTGCGCGAGACGGGTATCGAAGCCGATATCGTCTACCTCGACGGCGACATGGCGGACGCCTGTTCGGTGCAGCGTGCGGTAATCAAGTCGGCACCGGACGAGGTCTACAACCTCGCCGCACAGAGTTTTGTCGCCGCCTCGTGGGATCAACCGGTGACCACCGGCATCGTCGATGGGCTGGGCGTGACACACCTGCTCGAAGCGATCCGCCAGTTCAGCCCGCACACACGGTTTTATCAGGCCTCGACCAGCGAAATGTTCGGCCTGATCCAGGCTGAGCAACAGGACGAGAACACCCCGTTTTACCCCCGCAGCCCTTACGGCGTGGCCAAGCTCTACGGCCACTGGATTACCGTCAACTACCGCGAAAGCTTCAACCTGCACGCCAGCAGCGGCATCCTCTTCAACCATGAATCACCGCTGCGCGGCATCGAATTCGTTACCCGTAAGGTCACTGACGCCGCCGCGCGCATCAAGCAGGGCAAACAGCAGGACCTGGCGCTGGGCAACATCGACGCGAAACGCGATTGGGGCTTTGCCGGCGATTACGTCGAAGCCATGTGGCTGATGCTGCAGCAGGACAAACCCGACGACTTCGTGGTCGCCACGGGCATCACCACCACCGTGCGCGAAATGTGCCGCATTGCCTTCGATCACGTCGGCCTTAACTACCGCGATTACGTGAAGATCGACCCGGCGTTCTTCCGCCCGGCCGAAGTCGAAGTGCTGCTCGGCAACCCGGCCAAGGCCCAGCGTGTGCTGGGCTGGAAACCGAAAACCGACCTGGATACCTTGATCCGCATGATGATGGATGCGGACATGAAACGCGTCGCCAAGGAGTAG
- a CDS encoding mannose-1-phosphate guanylyltransferase/mannose-6-phosphate isomerase, with product MLIPVILSGGAGTRLWPVSREGHPKPFMTLPDGQSLLGKTYQRAAALLDGWGDIVTVTNREYYFQSKDHYCAAHVSRHRGHFLLEPSGRNTAPAIAAAALSLQALHGDDAIMVVMPADHLIVNQDALKSAVEHAVNLAKDGYLVTFGVVPTAPETGFGYIETGAPLDAKGAAKVQRFVEKPDLQTATHYLESGNFLWNSGMFCFTTATLIAELQLHAPELLEQTRACMAVSAPVETVGCLQQELSPTLFAEITDISIDYALMERSEKVVVVPAGFDWSDIGSWSAVAALTPADANNNRASGEAIFIDSHNNFVQSEGRLVATVGVDNLIIVDTADAVLVAHADRAQDVRRVAKQLKDKSHEAYRLHRTVSRPWGTYTVLEEGPRFKIKRIVVKPGGKLSLQMHHHRNEHWVVVEGMAKVTNNGSGTTLVAKNESTFIAAGHKHRLENPGVIDLVIIEVQSGEYLGEDDIVRFEDQYGRTV from the coding sequence ATGCTGATTCCGGTGATTCTGTCCGGCGGTGCCGGCACCCGTTTGTGGCCGGTGTCCCGCGAGGGCCACCCCAAGCCGTTCATGACCCTGCCCGACGGCCAGTCGCTGCTGGGCAAGACCTACCAGCGTGCGGCGGCGTTGCTGGACGGCTGGGGCGACATCGTCACGGTGACCAACCGCGAGTATTACTTCCAGAGCAAGGATCACTACTGCGCGGCGCATGTGTCGCGCCATCGCGGGCACTTTCTGCTGGAGCCAAGCGGGCGCAACACCGCACCGGCGATCGCAGCGGCAGCACTGTCATTGCAGGCGCTGCATGGTGACGATGCAATCATGGTGGTGATGCCGGCCGATCACTTGATCGTCAATCAGGACGCCTTGAAGAGTGCGGTCGAGCACGCAGTGAATCTGGCGAAGGACGGTTATCTGGTGACCTTTGGCGTGGTTCCGACCGCCCCGGAAACCGGCTTCGGCTATATCGAGACCGGGGCGCCGCTGGACGCCAAGGGTGCGGCCAAGGTGCAGCGTTTCGTCGAGAAACCCGACCTGCAGACCGCCACGCATTACCTGGAGAGCGGCAACTTCCTGTGGAATTCGGGGATGTTCTGCTTCACCACCGCGACGCTCATTGCCGAACTGCAACTGCACGCACCCGAGTTGCTGGAACAGACCCGCGCCTGCATGGCCGTCAGCGCACCGGTGGAAACGGTTGGCTGCCTGCAACAGGAGCTGTCGCCAACGCTGTTTGCCGAAATCACCGACATCTCCATCGATTACGCGCTGATGGAGCGCTCGGAAAAAGTCGTGGTAGTGCCTGCCGGTTTCGACTGGAGCGACATCGGTTCGTGGAGCGCGGTCGCCGCGCTGACTCCCGCCGATGCCAACAACAACCGCGCCAGCGGCGAAGCGATCTTCATCGACAGCCACAACAACTTCGTGCAGAGCGAAGGCCGGCTGGTGGCGACCGTCGGTGTGGATAACCTGATCATCGTCGATACCGCCGACGCGGTGCTGGTGGCCCATGCCGACCGTGCGCAGGATGTACGCCGCGTGGCGAAGCAACTCAAGGACAAGTCCCACGAAGCCTATCGCCTGCATCGTACGGTCAGTCGGCCATGGGGCACTTACACCGTGCTTGAGGAAGGCCCGCGCTTCAAGATCAAGCGCATCGTGGTCAAACCCGGCGGCAAGCTGTCGCTGCAAATGCACCATCACCGCAACGAACACTGGGTGGTGGTCGAAGGCATGGCCAAGGTCACCAACAACGGTTCCGGCACGACTCTGGTCGCCAAGAACGAATCGACGTTCATTGCTGCCGGCCACAAGCATCGCCTGGAGAACCCCGGGGTGATCGATCTGGTGATCATTGAAGTGCAAAGCGGCGAATATCTGGGCGAGGACGATATCGTTCGCTTCGAAGATCAATATGGCAGGACGGTCTGA
- a CDS encoding ABC transporter permease: MLLSLYRSLHGYRGFILGSVQREFQARYRNSLFGALWPIFNPLSMIIVYTVIFSHIMRARLPGVDDGMAYSIYLCAGLLAWGLFSEITLRSQNMFLENANLLKKISFPRICLPVIVLINAGINFAIIISLFLGFLLITGRWPGMALLALIPLIALQMMFCAGLGMVLGVLNVFFRDVGQLFGICLQFWFWLTPIVYPITILPEWLQSLLRFNPLTNLIASYQNVFLYGQWPAWSSLLPAFMIGAVFCAIGLRLFRQRVGEMVDEL, translated from the coding sequence ATGCTGCTTTCCCTGTACCGCTCGCTGCATGGCTACCGTGGCTTCATCCTCGGTAGCGTGCAGCGCGAGTTTCAAGCGCGTTATCGCAATTCGCTGTTCGGTGCCCTATGGCCGATCTTCAATCCGCTGTCGATGATCATCGTTTACACCGTGATCTTCTCCCACATCATGCGTGCCCGTTTGCCCGGTGTGGATGACGGCATGGCCTACAGCATTTATCTGTGCGCTGGTCTGTTGGCCTGGGGACTGTTTTCCGAAATTACACTGCGCAGTCAGAACATGTTTCTGGAAAACGCCAATCTGTTGAAGAAAATCAGCTTCCCGAGGATCTGCCTGCCGGTGATCGTCCTGATCAACGCCGGGATCAATTTCGCCATCATCATCAGTCTGTTTCTCGGTTTTCTGCTGATCACCGGGCGCTGGCCGGGAATGGCTTTGCTGGCGCTGATTCCGCTGATTGCTCTGCAAATGATGTTCTGCGCCGGGCTGGGCATGGTCCTTGGCGTATTGAACGTATTCTTTCGCGATGTCGGCCAGCTGTTCGGCATCTGCCTGCAGTTCTGGTTCTGGCTGACACCGATCGTCTACCCGATCACCATTTTGCCGGAGTGGCTGCAAAGTCTGCTGCGATTCAACCCTCTGACAAACCTGATTGCCAGCTATCAGAATGTCTTCCTTTACGGCCAGTGGCCAGCCTGGAGTTCACTATTGCCGGCATTCATGATCGGCGCGGTCTTCTGCGCAATCGGACTGCGCCTGTTCCGCCAGCGAGTCGGTGAAATGGTGGATGAACTCTGA